A stretch of the Acanthochromis polyacanthus isolate Apoly-LR-REF ecotype Palm Island chromosome 22, KAUST_Apoly_ChrSc, whole genome shotgun sequence genome encodes the following:
- the LOC127530226 gene encoding NACHT, LRR and PYD domains-containing protein 3-like isoform X12, translating to MVQTYKDQGAVQVTRVVLEKIQRNDLLQRFPASSSGPEVHVSDVEEPSENREPSSSQTQPPPPQTEDQTVPVPGPHPITYYQQKLQSHFQDTFKVTTEGWAADKQLLVDLYTELYITAGRDVHVNTQHEVLQIDKVWKSSDTETQIQPRDIFKHPSGKDIPIRTVLTNGIAGIGKTFLVRKFVLDWAEERTNQDVHLIFPFTFRALNSLQGKEFGLAELIHFCIPETKDTTVDALNYIFTALQSSGTSSYHKSRFKLLFVFDGLDENRLHLDFQVDRIPSVDVTKSTKIEVLLRELISGNLLRSARLWITTRPAAANQIPPDCVDMVTEVRGFTDPQKEEYFRKRFSDEEQASRIISHMKKSRSLHIMCHIPVFCWITATVLEELLETREGGDLPRTLTEMYTEFLRFQINRTKEKYGRKKCKQYIKSLAKLAFEQLQKGNLIFYEKDLRESGIDVSEASVYSGVFTEIFKAERRRKQEDKVFSFVHLSVHEFLAALHVHQTFIKSGINLLEEEEQTSFTKLKVFLKKPKLKHLYQRAVDKALQSPNGHLDLFLRFLLGLSLPTNQNLLRGLLTQTGSSSQTNQKTVEYIKEKISEDVSAERSINLFHSLNELKDVSLVEEVQQSLRSGRLSTNTLSPAQWSALGFILLSSEEDLDVFDLKKYSASEEVLLRLLPVVKASKKVVLSGCNLSERSCGALSSVLSSQSSSVTELDLSNNNLQDSGVESLSAGLESPHCKLEALRLNNCNLSERSCGALSSVLSSQSSSVTELDLTHNNLQDSGVESLSAGLESPHCKLEALRLSGCLVTEEGCASLASALSLKTSNLRELDLSYNHPGDSGEKMLRAKVEDPHCRLETLRVTPAGVRWLTPGLRKYSCQLTVDTNTVHRNLKLSDNNRKVTNVMEDQSYPDHPDRFEFWKQLLCGTGLTGRCYWEMEWRGGVDISVSYRGIGRKGNSDDYVFGRNDQSWCLICSDGDIYSVHGGYYVRHNNIQTSISSSSDSHRVSVYVDVPAGTLSFYRVSSDSLIHLHTFNTTFTETLYPGFGFWYSGSSSVSLC from the exons tGCATGTCAGTGATGTTGAAGAACcttcagagaacagagaaccttcctcctctcagactcagcctcctcctcctcagactgAAG ATCAGACTGTTCCGGTACCAGGACCACATCCCATCACATATTACCAACAGAAGCTTCAGTCACACTTCCAGGACACATTTAAGGTTACAACAGAGGGGTGGGCAGCAGATAAGCAGCTTCTGGTTGAtctctacacagagctgtacatcacagctgGCCGGGACGTGCACGTCAACACACAGCATGAGGTCCTACAGATTGACAAGGTGTGGAAGtcatcagacacagagacacagatccAACCCAGAGACATTTTCAAGCATCCTTCTGGAAAAGACATACCCATCAGAACAGTGCTGACCAATGGGATTGCAGGGATTGGAAAGACATTCCTCGTGCGCAAGTTTGTGTTGGACTGGGCCGAAGAGAGAACCAATCAAGATGTACATCTTATTTTCCCATTCACTTTCCGTGCTCTGAATTCACTGCAGGGAAAAGAGTTTGGTTTGGCAGAGCTCATTCATTTCTGTATCCCAGAAACTAAAGACACCACAGTGGATGCTCTGAATTACATCTTTACAGCTCTGCAATCATCAGGAACCAGCAGCTACCACAAGAGCAgattcaaactgctgtttgtgtttgatggacTGGACGAGAATCGCCTTCATCTGGACTTTCAGGTCGACCGCATTCCCTCTGTGGACGTAACAAAGTCAACTAAAATCGAAGTCCTGCTGAGGGAACTTATCAGTGGAAACCTGTTGCGCTcagctcgcctctggataaccacacgacctgcagcagccaatcagatccctcctgactgtgtggacatggtgacggaggtcagagggttcactgacccacagaaggaggagtacttcaggaagagattcagtgatgaggagcaggccagccgcatcatctcccacatgaagaagtcacgaagcctccacatcatgtgccacatcccagtgttctgctggatcactgctacagttctggaggagctgctggaaaccagagagggaggagatctgcccagaaccctgactgagatgtacaCAGAGTTTCTAAGATTTCAGATTAATCGCACAAAAGAAAAGTACGGTCGAAAGAAGTGCAAGCAGTACATAAAGTCATTAGCTAAACTGGCTTTTGAACAGCTGCAGAAGGgcaacctgatcttctatgagaaaGATCTGAGAGAAAGTGGCATCGATGTGAGtgaagcctcagtgtactcaggagtgttcacagagATCTTCAAAGCAGAGCGAAGACGGAAACAGGAAGACAAGGTGTTcagcttcgtccatctgagcgttcacgagtttctggctgctcttcatgtccatcagaccttcatcaaatctggaatcaacctgctggaagaagaagaacaaacttCCTTCACGAAGctgaaagtatttctgaagaagccTAAACTAAAACATctctaccagagagctgtggacaaggccttacagagtccaaacggacacctggacttgttcctgcgcttcctcctgggtctgtcactgccgaccaatcagaatctcctacgaggcctgctgacacagacaggaagtagctcacagaccaatcagaaaacagtggagtacatcaaggagaagatcagtGAGGATGTGTCTGcggagagaagcatcaatctgttccactctctgaatgaactgaaggatgtttctctgGTGGAGGAggtccaacagtccctgagatcaggacgtctgtccacaaatacactgtctcctgctcaatggtcagctctgggcttcatcttactgtcatcagaagaagatctggacgtgtttgacctgaaaaaatactctgcttcagaggaagttcttctgaggctgctgccagtggtcaaagcctccaagaaagttgt actgagtggctgtaatctgtcagagagaagctgtggagctctgtcctcagtcctcagctcccagtcctccagtgtgacagagctggacctgagtaacaacaacctgcaggattcaggagtggagagtctttctgctggactggagagtccacactgtaaactggaagctctcag acttaataactgtaatctgtcagagagaagctgtggagctctgtcctcagtcctcagctcccagtcctccagtgtgacagagctggacctgactcacaacaacctgcaggattcaggagtggagagtctttctgctggactggagagtccacactgtaaactggaagctctcag gctgtcaggctgtctggtcacagaggaaggctgtgcttctctggcctcagctctgagcttgaagacctcaaatctgagagagctggacctgagctacaaccatccaggagactcaggagagaagatgctgagagctaaagtggaggatccacactgtagactggaaactctcag ggtgacgcctgctggagtccgatggttgacaccaggtctgaggaagt attcctgtcaactcacagtcgacacaaacacagtacacagaaacctcaaactgtctgacaacaacaggaaggtgacaaaTGTGATGGAGGATCAgtcgtatcctgatcatccagacaggtttgaattctggaaacagctgctgtgtggaactggtctgactggtcgctgttactgggagatggagtggagaggaggggTTGAcatatcagtgagttacagaggaatcggaaggaaaggaaacagtGATGACTATGTGTTTGGAcgtaatgatcagtcctggtgtctgatctgctctgatgGTGATATTTACTCTGTACATGGTGGTTACTATGTCAGACACAATAACATTCAAACATCCATCAGTTCCTCATCAgactctcacagagtttcagtttatgtggacgttcctgctggaactctgtccttctacagagtctcctctgactctctgatccacctccacaccttcaacaccacattcactgaaactctctATCCTGGTTTTGGGTTCTGGTATtctggttcctcctcagtgtctctgtgctga
- the LOC127530226 gene encoding NACHT, LRR and PYD domains-containing protein 12-like isoform X13, producing MTAEMLLNILNDLDDDELCTFQWFLQKPNNVQDLPAITKSRLQTTNRCKTVDVMVQTYKDQGAVQVTRVVLEKIQRNDLLQRFPASSSGPEVHVSDVEEPSENREPSSSQTQPPPPQTEDQTVPVPGPHPITYYQQKLQSHFQDTFKVTTEGWAADKQLLVDLYTELYITAGRDVHVNTQHEVLQIDKVWKSSDTETQIQPRDIFKHPSGKDIPIRTVLTNGIAGIGKTFLVRKFVLDWAEERTNQDVHLIFPFTFRALNSLQGKEFGLAELIHFCIPETKDTTVDALNYIFTALQSSGTSSYHKSRFKLLFVFDGLDENRLHLDFQVDRIPSVDVTKSTKIEVLLRELISGNLLRSARLWITTRPAAANQIPPDCVDMVTEVRGFTDPQKEEYFRKRFSDEEQASRIISHMKKSRSLHIMCHIPVFCWITATVLEELLETREGGDLPRTLTEMYTEFLRFQINRTKEKYGRKKCKQYIKSLAKLAFEQLQKGNLIFYEKDLRESGIDVSEASVYSGVFTEIFKAERRRKQEDKVFSFVHLSVHEFLAALHVHQTFIKSGINLLEEEEQTSFTKLKVFLKKPKLKHLYQRAVDKALQSPNGHLDLFLRFLLGLSLPTNQNLLRGLLTQTGSSSQTNQKTVEYIKEKISEDVSAERSINLFHSLNELKDVSLVEEVQQSLRSGRLSTNTLSPAQWSALGFILLSSEEDLDVFDLKKYSASEEVLLRLLPVVKASKKVVLSGCNLSERSCGALSSVLSSQSSSVTELDLSNNNLQDSGVESLSAGLESPHCKLEALRLSGCLVTEEGCASLASALSLKTSNLRELDLSYNHPGDSGEKMLRAKVEDPHCRLETLRVTPAGVRWLTPGLRKYSCQLTVDTNTVHRNLKLSDNNRKVTNVMEDQSYPDHPDRFEFWKQLLCGTGLTGRCYWEMEWRGGVDISVSYRGIGRKGNSDDYVFGRNDQSWCLICSDGDIYSVHGGYYVRHNNIQTSISSSSDSHRVSVYVDVPAGTLSFYRVSSDSLIHLHTFNTTFTETLYPGFGFWYSGSSSVSLC from the exons tGCATGTCAGTGATGTTGAAGAACcttcagagaacagagaaccttcctcctctcagactcagcctcctcctcctcagactgAAG ATCAGACTGTTCCGGTACCAGGACCACATCCCATCACATATTACCAACAGAAGCTTCAGTCACACTTCCAGGACACATTTAAGGTTACAACAGAGGGGTGGGCAGCAGATAAGCAGCTTCTGGTTGAtctctacacagagctgtacatcacagctgGCCGGGACGTGCACGTCAACACACAGCATGAGGTCCTACAGATTGACAAGGTGTGGAAGtcatcagacacagagacacagatccAACCCAGAGACATTTTCAAGCATCCTTCTGGAAAAGACATACCCATCAGAACAGTGCTGACCAATGGGATTGCAGGGATTGGAAAGACATTCCTCGTGCGCAAGTTTGTGTTGGACTGGGCCGAAGAGAGAACCAATCAAGATGTACATCTTATTTTCCCATTCACTTTCCGTGCTCTGAATTCACTGCAGGGAAAAGAGTTTGGTTTGGCAGAGCTCATTCATTTCTGTATCCCAGAAACTAAAGACACCACAGTGGATGCTCTGAATTACATCTTTACAGCTCTGCAATCATCAGGAACCAGCAGCTACCACAAGAGCAgattcaaactgctgtttgtgtttgatggacTGGACGAGAATCGCCTTCATCTGGACTTTCAGGTCGACCGCATTCCCTCTGTGGACGTAACAAAGTCAACTAAAATCGAAGTCCTGCTGAGGGAACTTATCAGTGGAAACCTGTTGCGCTcagctcgcctctggataaccacacgacctgcagcagccaatcagatccctcctgactgtgtggacatggtgacggaggtcagagggttcactgacccacagaaggaggagtacttcaggaagagattcagtgatgaggagcaggccagccgcatcatctcccacatgaagaagtcacgaagcctccacatcatgtgccacatcccagtgttctgctggatcactgctacagttctggaggagctgctggaaaccagagagggaggagatctgcccagaaccctgactgagatgtacaCAGAGTTTCTAAGATTTCAGATTAATCGCACAAAAGAAAAGTACGGTCGAAAGAAGTGCAAGCAGTACATAAAGTCATTAGCTAAACTGGCTTTTGAACAGCTGCAGAAGGgcaacctgatcttctatgagaaaGATCTGAGAGAAAGTGGCATCGATGTGAGtgaagcctcagtgtactcaggagtgttcacagagATCTTCAAAGCAGAGCGAAGACGGAAACAGGAAGACAAGGTGTTcagcttcgtccatctgagcgttcacgagtttctggctgctcttcatgtccatcagaccttcatcaaatctggaatcaacctgctggaagaagaagaacaaacttCCTTCACGAAGctgaaagtatttctgaagaagccTAAACTAAAACATctctaccagagagctgtggacaaggccttacagagtccaaacggacacctggacttgttcctgcgcttcctcctgggtctgtcactgccgaccaatcagaatctcctacgaggcctgctgacacagacaggaagtagctcacagaccaatcagaaaacagtggagtacatcaaggagaagatcagtGAGGATGTGTCTGcggagagaagcatcaatctgttccactctctgaatgaactgaaggatgtttctctgGTGGAGGAggtccaacagtccctgagatcaggacgtctgtccacaaatacactgtctcctgctcaatggtcagctctgggcttcatcttactgtcatcagaagaagatctggacgtgtttgacctgaaaaaatactctgcttcagaggaagttcttctgaggctgctgccagtggtcaaagcctccaagaaagttgt actgagtggctgtaatctgtcagagagaagctgtggagctctgtcctcagtcctcagctcccagtcctccagtgtgacagagctggacctgagtaacaacaacctgcaggattcaggagtggagagtctttctgctggactggagagtccacactgtaaactggaagctctcag gctgtcaggctgtctggtcacagaggaaggctgtgcttctctggcctcagctctgagcttgaagacctcaaatctgagagagctggacctgagctacaaccatccaggagactcaggagagaagatgctgagagctaaagtggaggatccacactgtagactggaaactctcag ggtgacgcctgctggagtccgatggttgacaccaggtctgaggaagt attcctgtcaactcacagtcgacacaaacacagtacacagaaacctcaaactgtctgacaacaacaggaaggtgacaaaTGTGATGGAGGATCAgtcgtatcctgatcatccagacaggtttgaattctggaaacagctgctgtgtggaactggtctgactggtcgctgttactgggagatggagtggagaggaggggTTGAcatatcagtgagttacagaggaatcggaaggaaaggaaacagtGATGACTATGTGTTTGGAcgtaatgatcagtcctggtgtctgatctgctctgatgGTGATATTTACTCTGTACATGGTGGTTACTATGTCAGACACAATAACATTCAAACATCCATCAGTTCCTCATCAgactctcacagagtttcagtttatgtggacgttcctgctggaactctgtccttctacagagtctcctctgactctctgatccacctccacaccttcaacaccacattcactgaaactctctATCCTGGTTTTGGGTTCTGGTATtctggttcctcctcagtgtctctgtgctga
- the LOC127530226 gene encoding NACHT, LRR and PYD domains-containing protein 12-like isoform X14, producing the protein MVQTYKDQGAVQVTRVVLEKIQRNDLLQRFPASSSGPEVHVSDVEEPSENREPSSSQTQPPPPQTEDQTVPVPGPHPITYYQQKLQSHFQDTFKVTTEGWAADKQLLVDLYTELYITAGRDVHVNTQHEVLQIDKVWKSSDTETQIQPRDIFKHPSGKDIPIRTVLTNGIAGIGKTFLVRKFVLDWAEERTNQDVHLIFPFTFRALNSLQGKEFGLAELIHFCIPETKDTTVDALNYIFTALQSSGTSSYHKSRFKLLFVFDGLDENRLHLDFQVDRIPSVDVTKSTKIEVLLRELISGNLLRSARLWITTRPAAANQIPPDCVDMVTEVRGFTDPQKEEYFRKRFSDEEQASRIISHMKKSRSLHIMCHIPVFCWITATVLEELLETREGGDLPRTLTEMYTEFLRFQINRTKEKYGRKKCKQYIKSLAKLAFEQLQKGNLIFYEKDLRESGIDVSEASVYSGVFTEIFKAERRRKQEDKVFSFVHLSVHEFLAALHVHQTFIKSGINLLEEEEQTSFTKLKVFLKKPKLKHLYQRAVDKALQSPNGHLDLFLRFLLGLSLPTNQNLLRGLLTQTGSSSQTNQKTVEYIKEKISEDVSAERSINLFHSLNELKDVSLVEEVQQSLRSGRLSTNTLSPAQWSALGFILLSSEEDLDVFDLKKYSASEEVLLRLLPVVKASKKVVLNNCNLSERSCGALSSVLSSQSSSVTELDLTHNNLQDSGVESLSAGLESPHCKLEALRLSGCLVTEEGCASLASALSLKTSNLRELDLSYNHPGDSGEKMLRAKVEDPHCRLETLRVTPAGVRWLTPGLRKYSCQLTVDTNTVHRNLKLSDNNRKVTNVMEDQSYPDHPDRFEFWKQLLCGTGLTGRCYWEMEWRGGVDISVSYRGIGRKGNSDDYVFGRNDQSWCLICSDGDIYSVHGGYYVRHNNIQTSISSSSDSHRVSVYVDVPAGTLSFYRVSSDSLIHLHTFNTTFTETLYPGFGFWYSGSSSVSLC; encoded by the exons tGCATGTCAGTGATGTTGAAGAACcttcagagaacagagaaccttcctcctctcagactcagcctcctcctcctcagactgAAG ATCAGACTGTTCCGGTACCAGGACCACATCCCATCACATATTACCAACAGAAGCTTCAGTCACACTTCCAGGACACATTTAAGGTTACAACAGAGGGGTGGGCAGCAGATAAGCAGCTTCTGGTTGAtctctacacagagctgtacatcacagctgGCCGGGACGTGCACGTCAACACACAGCATGAGGTCCTACAGATTGACAAGGTGTGGAAGtcatcagacacagagacacagatccAACCCAGAGACATTTTCAAGCATCCTTCTGGAAAAGACATACCCATCAGAACAGTGCTGACCAATGGGATTGCAGGGATTGGAAAGACATTCCTCGTGCGCAAGTTTGTGTTGGACTGGGCCGAAGAGAGAACCAATCAAGATGTACATCTTATTTTCCCATTCACTTTCCGTGCTCTGAATTCACTGCAGGGAAAAGAGTTTGGTTTGGCAGAGCTCATTCATTTCTGTATCCCAGAAACTAAAGACACCACAGTGGATGCTCTGAATTACATCTTTACAGCTCTGCAATCATCAGGAACCAGCAGCTACCACAAGAGCAgattcaaactgctgtttgtgtttgatggacTGGACGAGAATCGCCTTCATCTGGACTTTCAGGTCGACCGCATTCCCTCTGTGGACGTAACAAAGTCAACTAAAATCGAAGTCCTGCTGAGGGAACTTATCAGTGGAAACCTGTTGCGCTcagctcgcctctggataaccacacgacctgcagcagccaatcagatccctcctgactgtgtggacatggtgacggaggtcagagggttcactgacccacagaaggaggagtacttcaggaagagattcagtgatgaggagcaggccagccgcatcatctcccacatgaagaagtcacgaagcctccacatcatgtgccacatcccagtgttctgctggatcactgctacagttctggaggagctgctggaaaccagagagggaggagatctgcccagaaccctgactgagatgtacaCAGAGTTTCTAAGATTTCAGATTAATCGCACAAAAGAAAAGTACGGTCGAAAGAAGTGCAAGCAGTACATAAAGTCATTAGCTAAACTGGCTTTTGAACAGCTGCAGAAGGgcaacctgatcttctatgagaaaGATCTGAGAGAAAGTGGCATCGATGTGAGtgaagcctcagtgtactcaggagtgttcacagagATCTTCAAAGCAGAGCGAAGACGGAAACAGGAAGACAAGGTGTTcagcttcgtccatctgagcgttcacgagtttctggctgctcttcatgtccatcagaccttcatcaaatctggaatcaacctgctggaagaagaagaacaaacttCCTTCACGAAGctgaaagtatttctgaagaagccTAAACTAAAACATctctaccagagagctgtggacaaggccttacagagtccaaacggacacctggacttgttcctgcgcttcctcctgggtctgtcactgccgaccaatcagaatctcctacgaggcctgctgacacagacaggaagtagctcacagaccaatcagaaaacagtggagtacatcaaggagaagatcagtGAGGATGTGTCTGcggagagaagcatcaatctgttccactctctgaatgaactgaaggatgtttctctgGTGGAGGAggtccaacagtccctgagatcaggacgtctgtccacaaatacactgtctcctgctcaatggtcagctctgggcttcatcttactgtcatcagaagaagatctggacgtgtttgacctgaaaaaatactctgcttcagaggaagttcttctgaggctgctgccagtggtcaaagcctccaagaaagttgt acttaataactgtaatctgtcagagagaagctgtggagctctgtcctcagtcctcagctcccagtcctccagtgtgacagagctggacctgactcacaacaacctgcaggattcaggagtggagagtctttctgctggactggagagtccacactgtaaactggaagctctcag gctgtcaggctgtctggtcacagaggaaggctgtgcttctctggcctcagctctgagcttgaagacctcaaatctgagagagctggacctgagctacaaccatccaggagactcaggagagaagatgctgagagctaaagtggaggatccacactgtagactggaaactctcag ggtgacgcctgctggagtccgatggttgacaccaggtctgaggaagt attcctgtcaactcacagtcgacacaaacacagtacacagaaacctcaaactgtctgacaacaacaggaaggtgacaaaTGTGATGGAGGATCAgtcgtatcctgatcatccagacaggtttgaattctggaaacagctgctgtgtggaactggtctgactggtcgctgttactgggagatggagtggagaggaggggTTGAcatatcagtgagttacagaggaatcggaaggaaaggaaacagtGATGACTATGTGTTTGGAcgtaatgatcagtcctggtgtctgatctgctctgatgGTGATATTTACTCTGTACATGGTGGTTACTATGTCAGACACAATAACATTCAAACATCCATCAGTTCCTCATCAgactctcacagagtttcagtttatgtggacgttcctgctggaactctgtccttctacagagtctcctctgactctctgatccacctccacaccttcaacaccacattcactgaaactctctATCCTGGTTTTGGGTTCTGGTATtctggttcctcctcagtgtctctgtgctga